A genomic window from Lotus japonicus ecotype B-129 chromosome 1, LjGifu_v1.2 includes:
- the LOC130727436 gene encoding uncharacterized protein LOC130727436, whose translation MVGGGSRRDEGSLVLNNTNVFAALDTLKKKKKSDKDRKTKGSSNSKTSSSSAQSEPQMFWAPAPLNATSWADVDDDDDYYATTAPPQSVWGVSEPHHSKDKPENFEESESEEDMFDEGDDDVEEEHDHEPEDSVKPEPEVKKHAEVSAPPPLPPKETERQLSKKERKKKELAELEALLADFGVAPKESTDGQDETQGAPQDKKGDEADGDGEKKETTAAGGSKNAKKKKKKDKASKEVKESQDQPNSSDTNNGPDLAENPEEDASTVDVKERLKKVASLKKKKSSKEMDAAAKAAAQEAAARHAKLAAAKKKEKNHYNQQPVR comes from the exons ATGGTTGGGGGTGGAAGCAGGAGGGACGAGGGTTCGTTGGTGTTGAACAACACCAACGTGTTCGCTGCGCTCGATactttgaagaagaagaagaagtctgaTAAGGACCGCAAGACCAAGGGCTCATCGAATTCCAAAACTTCGTCGTCGTCGGCGCAATCGGAACCGCAGATGTTTTGGGCTCCGGCGCCGTTGAATGCAACCTCCTGGGCTGATGTCGATGACGATGATGACTACTATGCCACCACTGCACCGCCGCAGTCTGTGTGGGGCGTTTCGGAACCTCATCACAGTAAGGACAAACCGGAAAATTTTGAG GAAAGTGAGagtgaggaagatatgttcgaTGAAGGGGATGATGATGTGGAGGAAGAGCATGATCATGAACCGGAGGACTCTGTGAAACCTGAACCTGAGGTTAAGAAGCATGCTGAAGTTTCTGCCCCTCCTCCTCTGCCTCCAAAGGAAACAGAACGGCAGCTCTCCAAaaaggagaggaagaagaaggagctTGCTGAACTTGAGGCTCTTCTAGCTGATTTTGGAGTTGCACCGAAAGAAAGTACTGATGGTCAAGATGAGACGCAAG GTGCACCTCAGGATAAGAAAGGTGATGAAGCTGATGGagatggagaaaagaaagaaactacTGCTGCTGGGGGGTCCAAGAAtgctaagaagaagaagaagaaggataaAGCTTCCAAGGAGGTCAAAGAATCTCAAGATCAACCCAACAGCTCAGACACCAACAATGGGCCTGATTTGGCTGAAAACCCGGAGGAGGATGCATCTACTGTGGATGTGAAAGAGCGTCTTAAGAAGGTTGCttcattgaagaagaagaagtccaGCAAAGAAATGGATGCTGCTGCCAAAGCTGCTGCCCAAGAGGCCGCGGCAAGGCATGCAAAGCTTGCTGCAGCaaagaaaaaggagaagaacCATTACAACCAGCAACCTGTGCGGTAA
- the LOC130727434 gene encoding protein TIC236, chloroplastic-like: MSTSFFGFKLHSSLKYSDTINTKHLQRRVFHKSKSFTVSARQCDPVRQVFTFCGQNVNLLRINLVSTKGSRLKCTGGKEKPPFSSSVSFLTRLWKKGLLLFRASVYIVVISGLCLLVWFGKSKAKDYVEASLLPSVCLVISEYIQRDFQFGKVRRISPLSLTLESCSFGPHKEEFSCGEAPSVKIRLHPLASLRRGKLVVDAVLSNPSILVVQKKDYSWLGVPSTNGGVQRHLSTEEGIDYRTRMKRVSREEAAVRMAKERDDAAREAAEKGYFVSGQHCGPSQGDDLEEIGSHSIEAAGSRPFFCTNEGKHDHHIMDTDIDYDMNHADLEKSFGVKFPGSGLNSWSRVMKGCWEHRFKRKATRSDISASGVALRRRILECSALAAHTYFCDRDQSHGKFGGPSTSSGCFHSINHGTHLVNSEVDRRIPESVASGDGNRGDDNHNGTQSTDLETWSPSVNENVSDHSDCLKTVSDLNLQTRGESNCESNEDVAERVDGVNVLQSEGRTNTLPITLDSVHFRGATVMLLAYGDREVREIENVNGHVKFHNDYSRIYAQLSGNCKTWRSGVICEDGGWLSANVFVDTIEQTWHSNLKVDNLFVPLFERILEIPIKWSKGRTSGEVQLCMSKGDTFPNLHGQLDVTGLNFELLDAPSCFSNISARLCFRGQRIFLHNASGWFGSIPLEGSGDFGIHPEEGEYHLMFQVPGVEVNALMRTFNMRSLLFPVAGSVTALFNCQGPLGAPIFVGTGMVSRTFSSSHVETPASVASEALAKFKEIGALAAFDCIPFSYVSANFTFNTDNCVADLYGIRASLVDGGEVQGAGTAWICPEGEEDETAIDLNCSGSLALEKIMLRYVPNYHNLLPLNLGAIHGESKLSGSLKRPRFDIKWTAPTAEGSFSDARGNLIISHDFIIVNSASAALDLYMKVRTSYSDDFSLKREEFHVPRAIPLTVDGVEFDLHMCGFELFSLDTYALDSLRPLLLKGTGRIKFQGKVLEPDCTMVEQNFDKNRQLVGEVSISGLKLNQLMLAPHLSGLLRISPQCIKLDASGRPDESLAVEFISPLEPSDQDGLRSGQLLSIFLQKGKLRANVGFQQYHSASLEIQNFPLDELELASLRGTIQRAEIEFNLKKRRGHGILSVLQPKFSGVLGEALDVAARWSGDVITIEKIIFQQSYSHYELQGEYVLPGTLNCNPVDGKGNGFLNRLVSGNLGSVVSSMGRWRMKLEVRKAEIAEMLPLARLLSRSTDPAIVSRSKDFFIKSLQSVGIYSTSPEELLEIIRRHTAPSYDVVHEDLSLLGLSEPKGYWHGSLDASGGGSGDTLAEFNFHGEDWELGDYKAQRVVAVGAYGNDYGLHLENFFIQEDNATIHADGTLLGPKTNLHFAVLNLPVSLVPTIVQIIESTTTDVVHSLRQLLAPIKGILHMEGDLRGSLTKPECDVQIRLLDGAIGGIDLERAEVVASLTSTSRFLFNAKFEPVIQNGHVLIQGSIPVTFVQNNKLQQDAELDNSRATWSPDLVKEKNKVAADDARDKNVSKDRNEKGWNSQLSESLKGLNWQSLDVGEVRVDADIKDGGMMLVAALSPYANWLHGNADVKLEVRGTVDQPLLNGHASFRRVSISSPVFRKPLTNFGGTVNIKSNRFSIISLESRLGRKGKLLVKGNLPLRTREAALHDKIELKCEVLEVQAKDISGQVDSQVEITGSILQPIISGNIKLSHGEVYLPQDRGSGGASNRFTSNRSVLPAGGVSQAFATGYMSRHFGSGPASLTTRNSQSSSPVNESTHVEKDREQVQIKPHREFHLSDLKLMLGPELNIVYPLILKFAVSGELELNGIAHHKYIRPKGTLVFENGKVELVATQVRLKKEHLNTAKFEPEYGLDPMLDLALVGSGWQYRIQSRASNWQDPVEQDALSHIEAARRFESQLAETILEGNGRLAFEKLATATLEKLMPRIEGEGEFGQARWKLVYSPQIPSSVSADPAADPFRLLASNLSFGTDVEVQLGKRLQARILRQMKESEMATQWTLSYQLTSRLHLRLQSAPSKCIFFEYYAPF, from the exons ATGAGCACCTCATTTTTCGGTTTTAAGCTTCATTCTTCTCTGAAATACAGCGACACTATCAACACCAAACATTTGCAGAGAAGGGTGTTCCACAAAAGCAAAAGCTTCACTGTATCTGCGAGACAATGTGACCCAGTAAGGCAAGTTTTTACCTTTTGTGGTCAAAATGTAAATTTGTTGAGGATAAACCTTGTTTCCACAAAAGGGTCTAGGTTGAAATGTACAGGGGGAAAAGAAAAACCACCATTTTCTTCAAGCGTGAGTTTTCTGACCCGTTTGTGGAAAAAAGGGCTTCTTTTGTTTAGGGCCTCTGTTTACATTGTTGTTATATCTGGTTTGTGTCTCTTGGTTTGGTTTGGAAAGAGTAAAGCAAAGGATTATGTTGAAGCCAGTTTATTGCCTTCTGTTTGTTTGGTAATCAGTGAGTACATTCAGCGTGATTTTCAGTTTGGTAAGGTTAGGAGAATCTCTCCGTTGAGTTTAACATTGGAGTCATGTTCATTTGGGCCTCATAAGGAGGAATTTTCTTGTGGGGAGGCTCCTAGTGTTAAGATTCGTCTTCACCCTCTTGCAAGTTTGAGGAGGGGGAAGTTGGTTGTTGATGCAGTTTTGTCAAATCCAAGTATCTTGGTTGTGCAGAAGAAGGACTATAGTTGGTTAGGAGTACCGTCGACGAATGGTGGCGTTCAGAGGCACTTGTCTACTGAAGAAGGGATAGATTATCGTACTCGAATGAAGAGGGTTTCGCGAGAGGAAGCGGCTGTTAGGATGGCAAAAGAAAGGGATGATGCAGCTAGGGAAGCTGCAGAGAAGGGTTACTTTGTTTCAGGGCAGCATTGTGGTCCCTCCCAAGGTGATGATTTAGAGGAGATTGGAAGTCATTCGATAGAAGCCGCTGGCTCCAGACCCTTTTTCTGTACAAATGAGGGGAAGCATGATCATCATATCATGGACACAGATATTGATTATGATATGAACCATGCAGATTTGGAAAAATCATTTGGAGTGAAGTTTCCTGGTTCAGGGCTTAACTCTTGGTCCAGAGTCATGAAAGGGTGTTGGGAGCACAGGTTTAAAAGGAAGGCTACAAGAAGTGACATTTCTGCATCTGGTGTTGCTCTCAGAAGAAGAATTCTTGAATGCAGTGCATTAGCAGCACATACATACTTTTGTGATCGTGATCAATCACATGGAAAGTTTGGGGGGCCTTCAACTTCTTCTGGATGTTTTCATTCTATTAATCATGGCACACATTTGGTAAATAGTGAAGTGGACAGAAGAATACCAGAATCTGTTGCCAGTGGTGATGGTAATAGAGGTGATGATAACCACAATGGAACACAATCCACAGATCTGGAAACCTGGTCTCCATCAGTTAATGAAAATGTTAGTGACCATTCAGATTGCTTAAAAACTGTAAGTGATCTAAATTTACAGACAAGAGGAGAGAGTAATTGTGAGTCTAATGAGGATGTCGCAGAACGTGTAGATGGGGTAAATGTTCTGCAGTCTGAAGGCCGTACTAACACTCTTCCTATTACATTGGATTCTGTTCATTTCAGAGGTGCAACTGTGATGCTACTTGCATACGGCGACAGGGAAGTTAG GGAGATAGAGAATGTCAATGGCCATGTGAAGTTTCATAACGACTACAGCCGTATATATGCACAATTGAGTGGAAATTGCAAGACATGGAGGTCAGGTGTTATATGCGAGGATGGTGGCTGGTTGTCTGCCAATGTTTTTGTTGATACTATTGAGCAGACATGGCATTCTAATTTGAAAGTTGACAATCTTTTTGTTCCG CTGTTTGAGAGGATCCTAGAAATTCCAATTAAATGGTCTAAAGGGAGGACCAGTGGTGAG GTTCAGTTGTGCATGTCAAAGGGTGACACTTTTCCAAATCTTCATGGACAGCTTGATGTGACAGGATTGAACTTCGAACTATTAGATGCTCCATCGTGTTTTTCT aacatatcagcaaggtTGTGTTTTCGTGGTCAAAGAATATTTTTACACAATGCAAGTGGCTGGTTTGGAAGCATTCCTCTTGAAGGATCAGGAGATTTTGGAATTCATCCTGAGGAGGGGGAATATCATCTTATGTTTCAG GTACCTGGTGTTGAAGTGAATGCCTTGATGAGAACTTTCAATATGAGATCACTCCTGTTCCCG GTAGCAGGATCAGTAACTGCTCTGTTTAATTGTCAAGGCCCATTGGGTGCTCCTATATTTGTGGGCACTGGAATGGTTTCCAGGACATTCTCTTCTTCACATGTTGAAACTCCTGCATCTGTAGCATCTGAAGCACTTGCTAAATTTAAAGAGATTGGTGCATTGGCAGCATTTGATTGTATACCATTTTCATATGTATCTGCCAATTTTACTTTCAACACCGATAACTGT GTCGCAGATTTATATGGAATTAGGGCAAGCCTTGTGGATGGTGGGGAAGTTCAGGGGGCTGGGACTGCTTGGATATGCCCAGAG GGTGAGGAGGATGAGACAGCAATAGATTTAAACTGCTCCGGAAGTTTAGCCCTTGAAAAAATCATGCTTCGTTACGTTCCCAATTATCATAATCTGTTGCCACTTAATTTAGGGGCTATACATGGAGAGTCAAAACTTTCGGGATCTCTTAAAAGACC GAGGTTTGATATAAAATGGACTGCACCTACAGCAGAAGGGTCTTTTAGTGATGCTAGAGGAAATCTCATAATCTCACATGATTTCATTATTGTTAATTCTGCTTCAGCTGCATTGGATTTGTATATGAAAGTACGAACATCTTATTCTGATGACTTTTCCCTCAAAAGAGAAGAGTTTCATGTACCAAGAGCCATTCCATTGACTGTTGATGGAGTTGAGTTCGATTTACACATGTGTGGGTTTGAACTCTTCAGTTTGGATACTTATGCATTGGATTCTCTGAGGCCTTTGCTTCTCAAAGGAACTGGTAGAATCAAATTTCAGGGCAAGGTTTTAGAACCTGATTGTACTATGGTGGAACAAAATTTTGACAAAAACAGGCAGCTTGTTGGTGAGGTTTCAATCTCTGGTCTCAAACTGAACCAATTGATGCTTGCACCTCACCTGTCTGGATTGTTGAGAATTTCTCCTCAGTGTATCAAG TTGGATGCCTCTGGTAGGCCTGATGAAAGTCTTGCAGTGGAGTTTATTAGCCCACTAGAGCCCAGTGACCAAGATGGTCTGCGAAGTGGGCAGCTATTGTCAATTTTCCTTCAGAAGGGGAAATTGAGGGCCAATGTAGGTTTCCAACAATATCATTCAGCTAGCTTGGAG ATACAGAATTTTCCACTAGATGAGCTGGAGCTTGCTTCTCTCAGGGGAACCATACAGAGG GCAGAAATCGAGtttaatcttaaaaaaagaaGGGGACATGGAATCCTATCTGTACTTCAACCAAAATTCAGTGGTGTTCTTGGTGAAGCTCTAGATGTGGCAGCTAGGTGGAGTGGAGATGTC ATCAccattgaaaaaattattttccagCAAAGCTACAGTCATTATGAACTTCAAGGTGAATATGTGTTGCCTGGCACTCTCAACTGTAACCCTGTTGATGGAAAAGGGAATGGCTTTTTAAATAGGCTAGTGTCTGGCAATCTTGGTAGTGTTGTATCCTCCATGGGCAGATGGAGAATGAAACTTGAAGTTCGTAAAGCTGAAATTGCTGAGATGCTTCCTCTTGCAAGGCTTCTTTCTAGAAGTACAGATCCTGCAATTGTTTCAAGATCAAAG gatttttttattaaaagtttGCAGTCAGTGGGGATATATTCGACAAGCCCTGAAGAACTGCTTGAG ATAATAAGGAGGCATACTGCCCCATCATATGATGTTGTCCATGAAGATTTAAGTCTGCTCGGTTTATCTGAACCCAAAGGATACTGGCATGGTTCTCTTGATGCAAGTGGTGGAGGGAGTGGAGACACCCTG GCAGAGTTTAATTTTCATGGCGAGGATTGGGAGTTGGGAGACTACAAAGCTCAGCGCGTCGTGGCAGTAGGTGCTTACGGTAATGATTATGGTCTGCACCTGGAGAATTTTTTTATCCAGGAGGATAATGCCACCATTCATGCTGATGGAACTTTGTTAGGGCCTAAAACCAACCTTCATTTTGCTGTCTTAAATCTTCCTGTTAGTCTAGTCCCAACTATAGTTCAGATCATTGAATCTACAACAACAGATGTTGTCCATTCTTTGCGGCAATTGTTAGCACCCATTAAGGGTATCTTGCATATGGAAGGAGATCTTAGAGGAAGTTTAACAAAACCAGAATGTGATGTGCAAATAAGGCTCCTAGATGGTGCCATTGGTGGAATAGATCTTGAACGAGCAGAAGTTGTTGCTTCTCTAACCTCAACCAGCCGGTTTCTATTCAATGCAAAGTTTGAACCTGTAATACAAAATGGTCACGTGCTAATTCAAGGAAGTATTCCTGTTACTTTTGTTCAAAATAACAAGTTACAACAAGATGCAGAATTAGATAATAGTAGGGCTACTTGGAGTCCTGATTTGGTGAAGGAGAAGAATAAAGTGGCCGCCGATGATGCCAGAGACAAGAATGTTTCTAAAGACAGAAATGAAAAAGGTTGGAATTCTCAATTATCAGAAAGCCTTAAAGGTTTAAATTGGCAAAGTTTAGATGTTGGAGAAGTCAGGGTCGATGCTGATATAAAAGATGGGGGAATGATGCTGGTAGCAGCTTTATCTCCTTATGCCAATTGGCTTCATGGAAATGCCGATGTCAAGCTTGAG GTCAGAGGTACAGTTGATCAACCATTGCTTAATGGACATGCATCATTCCGCAGGGTGTCTATATCTTCACCAGTGTTCCGAAAGCCACTGACCAACTTTGGTGGAACTGTTAACATTAAATCAAACAGGTTTTCTATCATCTCACTGGAGAGCAGACTGGGCAGAAAAGGAAAGCTTCTTGTAAAAGGGAACCTTCCTCTCAGAACTAGAGAGGCAGCCCTTCATGACAAGATTGAGTTGAAGTGTGAAGTTCTAGAAGTGCAGGCAAAAGATATAAG TGGCCAGGTCGACTCCCAGGTGGAAATAACTGGTTCCATTTTGCAACCAATCATTTCTGGAAATATTAAACTTAGTCATGGAGAAGTATATTTGCCCCAAGATAGGGGTAGTGGTGGTGCCTCTAATAGATTCACTTCAAATAGGTCTGTGCTTCCTGCTGGTGGTGTTAGTCAAGCATTTGCTACAGGATATATGTCACGGCATTTTGGCTCAGGACCTGCTTCTTTGACGACCAGAAATTCTCAGTCCTCTAGCCCTG TCAATGAGTCAACTCATGTAGAAAAGGACAGGGAGCAAGTGCAGATAAAACCACACAGAGAATTCCACCTAAGTGATTTGAAGCTAATGCTTGGACCTGAGTTGAATATAGTTTATCCTTTGATTCTTAAATTCGCTGTTAGTGGGGAGCTTGAGTTGAATGGTATCGCCCATCACAAATATATAAGACCTAAGGGTACACTGGTATTCGAGAACGGTAAAGTTGAGCTTGTTGCAACACAG GTGAGGTTAAAGAAAGAGCATCTGAACACTGCGAAGTTTGAGCCTGAGTATGGACTAGATCCTATGCTAGATTTAGCCTTGGTTGGATCTGGGTGGCAATATAGGATTCAAAGCCGGGCTAGCAATTGGCAGGACCCTGTGGAACAGGATGCTCTGTCACATATTGAG GCTGCCAGAAGGTTTGAGAGTCAGTTAGCAGAAACGATTTTGGAAGGCAATGGCCGACTTGCATTTGAAAAGCTTGCAACTGCTACTCTTGAAAAGTTAATGCCGCGAATAGAAGGGGAGGGAGAATTTGGCCAGGCCAGGTGGAAGCTAGTGTACTCACCTCAGATACCAAGTTCAGTTTCTGCTGATCCTGCTGCAGATCCTTTCAGGTTACTTGCCAGTAATTTATCATTCGGTACAGATGTTGAAGTCCAGCTTGGGAAACGTCTTCAG GCTAGAATCTTGAGGCAAATGAAGGAGTCAGAGATGGCAACACAGTGGACCTTGAGCTATCAACTTACAAGTCGTTTGCATTTGCGCCTACAGTCCGCCCCATCCAAGTGCATTTTTTTCGAATACTATGCTCCATTCTAA
- the LOC130727435 gene encoding syntaxin-32-like, producing the protein MKSAQSSFRDRTHEFQNIAERLKKSGSGPNGPATTTTATASSSRSEEHRSAVAMQSEFNKRASKIGYGIHQTSQKLSKLAKLAKRTSVFDDPTMEIQELTSVIKQDITALNSAVVDLQLVSNSRNESGNASADTTSHSFTVVDDLKTRLMSTTKEFKDVLTMRTENLKVHENRRQLFSSSASKESANPFVRQRPLATRTAASESNAPAPPWASGLGSSSSSQLFPKKQVDGESQPLLQQQQQQQQQQLVPLQDSYMQSRAEALQNVESTIHELSNIFNQLATLVSQQGEVAIRIDENMDDTLANVEGAQGALLKYMNSISSNRWLMIKIFFVLIFFLTVFLFFVA; encoded by the exons ATGAAATCGGCACAGTCCTCATTCCGAGATCGGACACACGAATTCCAAAACATTGCAGAGAGGTTGAAGAAATCAGGATCTGGACCCAATGGacctgccaccaccaccaccgccaccgcctcCTCATCCAGATCGGAGGAACACCGTTCCGCTGTTGCTATGCAATCAGAATTCAACAAAAGAGCTTCCAAAATCGGCTACGGGATTCACCAAACCTCTCAGAAGCTCTCCAAGCTCGCAAAAC TGGCGAAACGGACTTCGGTTTTTGATGACCCTACCATGGAAATCCAAGAGCTTACTAGTGTTATCAAGCAAGATATTACTGCGCTGAACTCTGCGGTTGTTGATCTTCAATTGGTTAGCAATTCTAGGAATGAGAGTGGAAACGCTTCGGCCGACACGACTAGCCATTCGTTCACGGTGGTGGATGACCTCAAGACGCGGTTGATGAGCACCACCAAGGAGTTTAAAGATGTTCTCACCATGAGAACTGAG AACTTGAAAGTACATGAGAATAGAAGACAACTGTTTTCGTCCTCTGCTTCCAAGGAATCTGCAAATCCTTTCGTCCGTCAGCGGCCGTTAGCTACGAGAACGGCTGCTAGTGAATCTAATGCTCCTGCACCCCCATGGGCTAGTGGGCTGGGGTCCTCGTCGTCTTCTCAGTTGTTTCCTAA GAAGCAGGTTGATGGGGAGAGTCAACCGTTgctgcaacaacaacaacagcaacagcagcagcagttaGTCCCACTGCAAGACAGTTACATGCAAAGCAGAGCTGAGGCTCTTCAGAATGTTGAGTCCACTATTCATGAGCTCAGCAACATCTTTAATCAACTAGCAACACTTGTTTCCCAACAAGGAGAAGTTGCCATCAG GATTGATGAAAACATGGATGATACATTGGCAAACGTAGAAGGGGCACAAGGTGCTTTGTTGAAGTATATGAACAGCATATCTTCTAATAGGTGGCTGATGATCAAGATTTTctttgtattaatatttttccttacggttttcttattttttgtgGCATAA